In one Betta splendens chromosome 14, fBetSpl5.4, whole genome shotgun sequence genomic region, the following are encoded:
- the zgc:56585 gene encoding 15-hydroxyprostaglandin dehydrogenase [NAD(+)], which produces MALSGKVAVVTGGAMGIGRAITETLLQSGATVVLLDVNESAAKSLLDDLHKVYGRDRTLFLSCTVESEEQVKAALQKTVDTFGGIDILCNNAGILNEGEWEKTVSINLLGVIRGTYVALQHMNKLTGGRGGVVINTASMAGLGPLLSCPVYTASKHGVVGFTRAMAAASKASDYGIRFNAVCPGFVQTDLISNTKLKLGQFSHLEDATNQLMAEMRMLAPSEVAACVLELATDETKNGEALMVFAQGKQYVTFPTL; this is translated from the exons ATGGCTCTCAGCGGTAAAGTGGCGGTGGTGACGGGGGGAGCGATGGGAATTGGACGAGCGATAACGGAGACGTTACTGCAGAGCGGGGCCACG GTCGTTCTGCTGGATGTGAATGAAAGCGCAGCAAAGTCTTTACTGGACGACCTGCATAAAGTGTACGGACGCGACAGGACTTTGTTCCTGAGCTGCACCGTCGAgtcagaggagcaggtgaaag CTGCTCTGCAGAAAACCGTGGACACGTTCGGAGGAATCGACATCCTGTGCAACAACGCCGGCATCCTGAACGAGGGCGAGTGGGAGAAAACCGTCTCCATCAACctg CTGGGCGTCATCAGGGGGACGTACGTGGCTCTGCAGCACATGAACAAGCTGACGGGCGGTCGGGGGGGCGTCGTCATCAACACGGCCTCCATGGCAG GTCTGGGGCCTCTGCTCAGCTGCCCCGTCTACACGGCCTCCAAACACGGCGTGGTGGGCTTCACCCGGGCCATGGcg GCGGCCTCCAAAGCGTCAGACTACGGCATTCGGTTCAACGCCGTGTGTCCGGGCTTCGTCCAGACTGACCTCATCTCAAACACGAAACTGAAACTGGGGCAGTTCTCCCACCTGGAGGACGCGACCAATCAGCTGATGGCGGAGATGAGGATGCTGGC CCCGTCGGAGGTGGCCGCCTGCGTCCTGGAGCTGGCCACAGACGAGACCAAGAACGGAGAGGCCCTGATGGTCTTCGCTCAAGGGAAACAATACGTGACCTTTCCTACACTGTAG